CGGCGGTGCGTTGCCCTTTCGAGCGCGAGCCGGCTAATACCATGTTCAGAGCCAACCACCAGCAACACCGGGCCATTTGTGCCGTTTAGATCGGCCGCGTCACGCTCAGCAAAGAGTTCACCGGTTTTGTCCAGTGCAACGCGCGGAATCTCGGGCCGCTTGTCGTCGATGTATTGCATCAGAGAGGCGATGCTGCCCGTAAAACAAAGGGGTATTTCAAGCAGTGCACCTGCTGATGCCTTGATCGCCGTTGGCCCGGCAGGCGCACTGTCTTTCTGCGGCAGAAAAATACCATGCACACCCAGCCCCAGCGCCGTGCGGCAAATGGCCCCGAGGTTTTGCGGGTCTTGCACGCCGTCGAGCGCGAGGTAGATGCCACCCACTGCTTCGACAAAATCCTGTTTGGTAAAAGTTTTGAGGTCGGTTTCGCCCTCGCGTTCGAGCACAATACCCTGGTGGTTCTTGGTGCCGGCGATGCTATTCAGCGCGCCGTAATCTTTGCGAATCACCTGCACGCTCGCCCGCTCGGCTTTTGCCAAGATCTTTTGCATGCGGCCGTCGTGCGCCTGCCTTGCAATAATAAGCTTATCGCCGGCTGCAAAGCCCGTCTTTTCAATCAGATCGCTGACTGCATGAAAGCCAATGACTAACACCGCGCCGCTCCGCCGCGCAGTGTTATGCGCTTAGACCTTTTCAAGATGAGAACCACTTTTGGTATCCAGTATCTTGTAACCGGCGGCGAGCAGCTGGTCGCGCAGTGCGTCGGCACGTTTGAAATCTTTTGCCGCGCGTGCCGCATTGCGCTCGGCGAGAAGTTGCTGCAGGTCGTCGCCGACCTGCGCCTTTGGCATCAGGTCGATGAGACCCAGAACCTGGTCAAAATACGTAAGCGTCTGCCGTATCACCTCGAGATCTGCACTCGAAAGCTGGTCATTTTTTGCGTCGATGTTTGTATTTGCGGCGCGAATGAATTCAAGCACCACTGCAAGCGCCCGGGGAGTATTGAGGTCGTCGGCGAGTTCTGCCATAAATTTCTCGCGCGCTTCTTTCGCCGTCGCGGCAAGCGTCGCATCGGCAGCCGCATCGATCTTTTGCAGCCGGTCGAGCCGCGCTAAAAGGCCGTAGAATTTCTCAACCCCGGCTTCTGCCTGATGCAAAGCGTCGGCTGTATAATTCACCTTCTGGCTGTAATGCGCCGCGAGTAAAAAATAGCGAATAACTTCGGGCCGCCTGCCCTGAGCCAGCAGATCGCGCAGCGTGTAGAAATTGCCAGCTGACTTCGACATCTTCTTGTTGTCGACCAACAGGTGCTCGCAGTGCACCCAGTGCTTCACGAATCCATCGCCATAACCCGACTCGCTCTGCGCAATTTCATTTTCGTGGTGCGGAAAAATCAGATCAACCCCACCGGTGTGGATGTCGATTGCGCCTTTGAAGATTTCATGAATCATCGCCGAACATTCCAGGTGCCATCCGGGCCTGCCGTCACCGTGACTTGAGTGCCAGTGCACCCCCTCTTTGCCCTCGGCTTTCCAGAGCACAAAGTCGCGCACGTCGTCTTTGTCGTATTCGTCGGTATTGTAGCGGGTGCCGGTCTTGTTTTTTTCGAGATCGATGCGCGAAAGTTTGCCGTAATCTTTTTTCTCGCTGATACGGTAATACACCGAGCCGTCTTGCTCGTATGCGACACCTTGCGCAATCAACCGATCGACGAGATCGAGCATCGCCGGTATATAATCGGTCGCCCGCGGATGAAAATCAAACTTGCAGACATTGAGGGTCTTGAGGTCTGCAAAAAAAGCTTCTGTGTATGGCTCTGTGTAAGCCGCCAGCGCCTGCTTCAGATCGGCGTATTTTCCCGGTTCTTTTTCAGAGAGGGCAATTGCACCTTTAATCGTCTTGTCGTCGACATCGGTTAAGTTCATCGCGTGCTGAACCTGGTAACCCGCCAGGCGCAGCGTGCGGTTCAGAACGTCGGCAAACAGGTAGCTGCGAAAATTACCGATGTGTGCATAGTTATAAACCGTCGGCCCGCAGGAGTAAATCTTTACTTCTCGCGAAGAGACAGTCTCTTTCTGCTTGGATAGTGTATTAAATAACTGGATGTGCATAACAATGCGGGGGTTGCTAAGGGGGCAAAGGCGTTTGCCCGCAAACGCCGTAGGCCGCCCCCTTAAGAAACCTTCGGGCTGACTGGATTTGAACCAGCGACCCCACGCCCCCCAGGCGTGTGCGCTACCACTGCGCCACAGCCCGCGATAGAGCCGAAGTTTTGACGCTTCGGACTGCCGTTTGCAAACGGGCTTTTTGACATGGCGTCAATCATTATGATAGCATGGATGGAACCCGCTGACGCGGGTTCCATCCATG
The sequence above is a segment of the Turneriella parva DSM 21527 genome. Coding sequences within it:
- the cysS gene encoding cysteine--tRNA ligase; protein product: MHIQLFNTLSKQKETVSSREVKIYSCGPTVYNYAHIGNFRSYLFADVLNRTLRLAGYQVQHAMNLTDVDDKTIKGAIALSEKEPGKYADLKQALAAYTEPYTEAFFADLKTLNVCKFDFHPRATDYIPAMLDLVDRLIAQGVAYEQDGSVYYRISEKKDYGKLSRIDLEKNKTGTRYNTDEYDKDDVRDFVLWKAEGKEGVHWHSSHGDGRPGWHLECSAMIHEIFKGAIDIHTGGVDLIFPHHENEIAQSESGYGDGFVKHWVHCEHLLVDNKKMSKSAGNFYTLRDLLAQGRRPEVIRYFLLAAHYSQKVNYTADALHQAEAGVEKFYGLLARLDRLQKIDAAADATLAATAKEAREKFMAELADDLNTPRALAVVLEFIRAANTNIDAKNDQLSSADLEVIRQTLTYFDQVLGLIDLMPKAQVGDDLQQLLAERNAARAAKDFKRADALRDQLLAAGYKILDTKSGSHLEKV
- a CDS encoding TrmH family RNA methyltransferase is translated as MLVIGFHAVSDLIEKTGFAAGDKLIIARQAHDGRMQKILAKAERASVQVIRKDYGALNSIAGTKNHQGIVLEREGETDLKTFTKQDFVEAVGGIYLALDGVQDPQNLGAICRTALGLGVHGIFLPQKDSAPAGPTAIKASAGALLEIPLCFTGSIASLMQYIDDKRPEIPRVALDKTGELFAERDAADLNGTNGPVLLVVGSEHGISRLALERATHRRRLRISERLESYNVSVATALALYEITRAAKIE